The DNA segment TACGTGTTCATCGCTCAGCCGCCGCTCTACGGGGTCACCTTCGGGCGCTCGAAGGAGATCGAGTACGTCTTCAGCGATCAGGATCTCCAGCGGCTCCTCAAGGCGAACTCCGGCCGCAAGTACGAGATCCAGCGCTTCAAGGGTCTCGGCGAGATGAACCCCGAGCAGCTGTGGGAGACCACCATGAACCCGGAGACCCGGGTGCTCAAACGGGTGAGCATCGAGGACGTGCTGGAGGCCAGCGAAGTGTTCGAGATGCTCATGGGCAGCGAAGTGCCGCCTCGTCGGGAGTTCATAGAGGACAACGCCCACCTGGCTCAGCTCGACGTCTGAGCGAAGGAGGAGGGCCTGCATGAGGAACGCGGCCGGACGCTCCGGCCGCGTTCTCGTCGTCGTAGCTGTTGCTGTCGTGACTGTTGTTGCGGTAGTCGGTCAGTGACCGGGGCCTGGGCCCGCGGCGGGTACGTTCAGGTCCTAGAAGTGGAAGTTGGCTCCGGCCCCCAGCTTGAAGATGGAGACGGCCAGGCCAGCGAAGAAGACATCGAAACCACCTTCACCGAAGACGCCTACCTGGTCAGTGAGCATGTACTCGGCGCCGCCGAGGCCACCCAGGCCGAACACGGCTCCGCCACCGTTCGAATCGAGGAGCACGCGCGGACCGCCGCCGCCGTAGGCGGTGACCGGTGTGGCGCTGGCCAGATCGAACTTGCCCAATCCGTTGGCACCGAACTGGATGCCGGTTCCGGTGAGGTAGAAGCCCAGGTCGGCGCGGACGTCGATCATCGGGGCGACCTCGAAGCCGACCTGCGCAGAGACGGGCGCGGCGACCAGGCCGCTGAGGAAGCCGGCTCCGAACTGGACGCCGGCGTACCCCTCCTGGGCGGATGCCAAGCTGGGAATGAGTGTAAGAACGATGACTGCGAGTAGTTTTCTCATTTTCCGTTCCTTCGGCCCCCGCAGGACGAGTTGTGGTGCGACGATGAGCGCTTCTTCCTCCTTTCGTTAGAAGACGCATGATGCTAAACCCTTGCTCTCGTCCACGACGTAAAATTCTTACTCATCGACGACATTGGGTGGGAGCTCTCCTGCGAGCACGGCGATCACGGCTCGGGCGCAGAGCCCAGCCATCTCCCGCCTGGTGCGCTCGGTGGCCGAGCCCAGGTGGGGCGCCAGCAGCACGTTGTCCAGTTCGGCCAAGCCCGGGGTCACCCGCGGTTCGTCCTCGAAAACGTCCAAGCCGGCGCCCCAGATCTGCCCTTCGCGCAAAGCCTCCAGAAGGGCGACCTCATCCACGAGCGGGCCCCGGGAGGTGTTCACCAGGATCGCGTGGCGGCGCATCAGAGCGAGAGCAGCGGCGTCTATGAGGTGTCTCGTCTCGGTCGTCAGCGGCGCGTGGAGGCTCACGATGTCGCTCTCCTCGAGTAGGGCAGGCAGCTCCGGCCGGAAGGAAGCGTCCAGTTGCCTCTCTGCCTCCGGCCGCCGGGATCTGTTGTGGTAGAGCACCTTCATCCCGAACGCTCCGGCGCGGCGGGCTACTGCGGCGCCGATGCGGCCCATCCCCACGATCCCCAGGGTCGCTCCGCTCACGTCCTGCCCCAGGAGCTGCAGGGGGTGCCAGCCCTGCCAGAGGCCGCTCGCGACCAGCCGGTGCCCCTCGAGAGCCCGGCGGGCGACCGCGAGGATCAGCATGAACGCCTGATCGGCCGTCGCCTCGGTCAGGACGTCGGGCGTGTTGGTCACCAGCACTCCCCGCCTGGAGCAGGCCCCGACGTCGACGTTGTCGTAACCCACCGCGTAGTTCGCCACGACCCGCAGACGCTCGCCGGCCTTATCGAGGAACTCCTCGTCCACCCTGTCGCTCACGAGAGTGATCACCGCATCGCATCCGGCGACCCCCTCGAGCAGCTCGTGTCTGCTCGGCGCTACCTCCGAATCGTGAACGCGGAGCCGACATCCGGCCCGCTCTAGCAGTTCCAGGCAGCTGGTGGGGAGTCGGCGGCTGATGAAGACGAGCGGGGACTGGGCCATGGTTCCCGAGTCTATCGTCCGACGAGCGATCCGACCGGCAGGCCGGCAATGGGATTCAGGGAGGATTCCGCCGGTTGGGCGGCCGGTTAATCTCGAGCCGGGAAACCTGTGGAGGGGGTCGAGAGTGGAGAGTGTGCTCGAGGAGTTCGAAGCCGAAGTCGAAGACCTGCGCACCAGATTACGTGCCGGCAGGTTCACGGGAAGCGACGGAACGGTGGCAGTTGAGCAGGCCGATGAGCTGGTTAGCGATTATCGCGCGATGCTCGAGGCCGAGAGCGAGCCGAGCCGCGGGCGCGAACTGCTCGACCGCTTCAGGGAGGAGGTCGCCCGCCTCTAGCCGGCGCGATGAAGAGGGACGGGCACCCGCAGGTGCCCGTCCCGAGAACAGCGCAGCTGTTCCGGTCCGATTCAGGGCAGGTCGAGTTCCATCCTGCGAGCGTGCACCTCCTGCATGCTCAGGTCCAGTTCACGCTGCGCCGCGATCTCCTCGGCGCTGTACGGTTCCACCGCCTCGACCCTGTCGGCGTTGGTCCAGCTCGAGAGCACGTAGTTCAGCACGGCCGCGATCTGGGCGTCGGAGAGCTGCCCTCCCCATGTCGGCATCACCCCGTTGTACTGAGCGCCGTCCACGGTGATGGGACCCTGAAGTCCGAAGAGCACGACCTGAGCGAGGTACTCCGGATCGGTGGCGTAGAGGTCGGCTGCGTGACCGGCCAGCGGCGGGAACGCCCCAGGGATACCCTGACCGTTGGCTTGGTGGCAACCCGAGCAGGAGCCGTAGATCTGCGCTCCGTCGGGCAGACCGGCTTGGCCAGCCTCCTGGCCCTCCGGCGCGTCGGCCACCGGCGCCTGACCGGCCGCCTCGGCTTGGCTGAAGAGGCCGGTCACCCCTCTGTCGGCCACGAGTTCGATCGCGCGATCTATGTCGATCTGCACGGTGCCGTCCTCGAGCATCCGATAGCCGCTGAGCTCCTCGGAAGCGGCACCGACGGTGGCTTCGAACTGCCGTGTGTCGGCCGTGGTGAAGGCGCCCTGGGGTCTGGCGGATATGAGGAGCAGGAGACCGCCCAGCACCACGATCATCAGGATGGTGACGGCCGCGAACATCCCCTTTATCTGCCCCTCGGTGAAGATGTACTGGCGAGTCGGTTCAGGCATGGTCGGCTCCACCGTGGGCAGGCCGGTGCACCCCGGGTGCGACAACCGCGTCGTGCGGATCGGGCGCGAGCCTCGGATCGTGGAGGGGGAGTACCGGCCTCGAACCGAGCGAGCGGAAGTAGGCGGCCAGCCAGATGCCACCTAGTCCGATCGTGAGCAGGATGTCCATGAGCAGCAGTTGCGGGCCGGTCCGTTCGAACGAGGGTACGAGGATCCAGTAGGTGTCCACCATCCGGATGAAGATCACGAACAGTGAAACGACCGTCAGGGCCACGCGCTTCCGCTTCACCCAGCGCGAGAAGAGGATGGCGAACGGAGCGAAGAAGCCGAAAACCAGCAGGAAGGAGCTGAGCGCCACCCATCCGGTGTTGAGCCTCGTCACGTACCAGCTGCTCGTCTCGACAGTGTTGTTCGACCAGATGATGATGAGCTGCGAGAAGCTCACGTAGGCCCAGAACATGATGAAGGCCATGATGAAGTTCCCCAGATCCTGCAGTCGCTTCGCCGTGAGCAGTTCGTTGACCGCCGGGAACAGCCCCGCCAGGAACACCATCACGATGACGATGAAGGCAACGGCCGAGATCGCCTGTCCGATCATCAGGATCACCGAGTAGATGCCGCTGAACCAGGTAGGGGTGAGTGACATTCCCCAGTCGATGCCGGCGAAGGTCATGGTTAGGACGTAGATCACGATCCAGGCGGCGCTCACGGCCTTGAGCCGGAAGCCGATGGAGCCCGCTTCGGCCGGTTCGCGGTCCTGACGATTCGAGAGCCTGAGGAAGAAGAGCGCGGATCCGATCCAGATGGCGAAGTAGACGACCGCCCGGACTATGAAGAACGGCACGTTGAGGTAGCTGACCTTGGCCGCAACGGTCGGATGCGTCTGAAGGTAGTCGGCCTGCGTCCAGGGGTAGAGGGAGTCTAGGCCGAAGAGCAGCGGGATGAAGAGGATGGCGAGGATCGGGATGACGGCTACGCCCGCTTCGAGCGGCCGGCGAATGAGCGCCCCCCAGGAACCGCCGGCAAGATGCTGGACGAAGAGCATCACCAGGCAGCCGAGGGACATGCCCAGCCAGAAGATGTAGGAGAGGAGGTACGACTCGAAGAAGCGGTTGGCTCCC comes from the Trueperaceae bacterium genome and includes:
- a CDS encoding cytochrome c; the encoded protein is MPEPTRQYIFTEGQIKGMFAAVTILMIVVLGGLLLLISARPQGAFTTADTRQFEATVGAASEELSGYRMLEDGTVQIDIDRAIELVADRGVTGLFSQAEAAGQAPVADAPEGQEAGQAGLPDGAQIYGSCSGCHQANGQGIPGAFPPLAGHAADLYATDPEYLAQVVLFGLQGPITVDGAQYNGVMPTWGGQLSDAQIAAVLNYVLSSWTNADRVEAVEPYSAEEIAAQRELDLSMQEVHARRMELDLP
- a CDS encoding D-glycerate dehydrogenase, whose translation is MAQSPLVFISRRLPTSCLELLERAGCRLRVHDSEVAPSRHELLEGVAGCDAVITLVSDRVDEEFLDKAGERLRVVANYAVGYDNVDVGACSRRGVLVTNTPDVLTEATADQAFMLILAVARRALEGHRLVASGLWQGWHPLQLLGQDVSGATLGIVGMGRIGAAVARRAGAFGMKVLYHNRSRRPEAERQLDASFRPELPALLEESDIVSLHAPLTTETRHLIDAAALALMRRHAILVNTSRGPLVDEVALLEALREGQIWGAGLDVFEDEPRVTPGLAELDNVLLAPHLGSATERTRREMAGLCARAVIAVLAGELPPNVVDE